In one Desulfoferula mesophila genomic region, the following are encoded:
- a CDS encoding DUF3426 domain-containing protein translates to MKVQCQGCGTAFRLDEALVPAEGAWVKCSQCGEVFQIHPEPKHAGHWESGEDGVLDLSDRPRPEDESLRERADFGLRQQRLVAERPPRGLLFKLVFWLIGLLLLVALTALGAVVVMSRLGVGHEVVERAARLPGLAPLLGRPAGAGAPKVPPGAEAFSLTEVKSFSRINDASGRIFVILGKVVNHNPGPRSLVLVQGTLRDATGKVVGQATSYAGGVFNPDQLRDLGLETIKQRLSSPEGLDGKPYVVAAGQALPFMIVLSDLPDQPLEYTAAVIGSDPVKERPVRP, encoded by the coding sequence ATGAAGGTACAATGTCAAGGCTGCGGCACCGCTTTTCGCCTGGACGAAGCCCTGGTTCCTGCGGAGGGCGCCTGGGTGAAATGCTCGCAATGCGGCGAGGTCTTCCAGATCCACCCCGAACCAAAGCACGCGGGGCATTGGGAAAGCGGCGAGGACGGCGTCCTGGACTTGAGCGACCGGCCGCGTCCCGAGGATGAGTCGCTGCGCGAACGGGCGGATTTCGGCCTGCGGCAGCAACGTCTCGTCGCCGAGCGGCCACCCAGGGGCCTTTTGTTCAAGCTGGTTTTCTGGCTCATCGGGCTGCTCCTGCTGGTGGCCCTGACCGCCCTGGGCGCCGTGGTGGTGATGTCGCGCCTGGGGGTGGGCCACGAGGTGGTGGAGCGCGCCGCCCGTCTGCCTGGTCTGGCCCCCTTGCTGGGCCGCCCCGCCGGGGCGGGAGCGCCCAAGGTGCCCCCCGGGGCGGAGGCCTTCAGCCTGACCGAGGTGAAGAGCTTCAGCCGGATCAACGACGCCTCGGGCCGCATTTTCGTTATCCTAGGCAAGGTGGTCAACCACAACCCAGGCCCCCGTTCCCTGGTGTTGGTGCAGGGCACGTTGCGCGACGCCACGGGCAAGGTCGTGGGCCAGGCCACCTCCTACGCGGGCGGCGTCTTCAACCCCGATCAACTGCGCGACCTGGGCCTGGAAACCATAAAACAGCGCTTGTCCAGCCCCGAGGGCCTGGACGGCAAGCCTTATGTGGTGGCGGCGGGCCAAGCGCTGCCCTTTATGATCGTGTTGAGCGACCTGCCCGACCAGCCATTGGAGTACACCGCGGCAGTGATCGGTTCGGACCCGGTAAAGGAAAGGCCGGTGCGGCCCTGA
- a CDS encoding carbohydrate kinase family protein: protein MPGGGPLRLPAAGQRPWDAVCLGLNASDHLCLIPRYPRRGSKIRMRRMVNSGGGQAATAACALARLGHRVSYAGVVGDDEAGGLAGPRLAGFGVDTGSLVVKLGLGSQEAFILVEEQGGERTIVWTRDEACRLEPGDLDRERLASCRLLHLDGHFMAASLEAARIARAAGAVLTLDAERIEPGTAELVSLCHVVVGQHDFAQRLTGKDDPREALEALAAMGPLWAGRTRGEGGAQMLAEGELASHPGFAVEAVDTTGAGDVFHAGLAHAVLLGQGPREALATACALAAISVTALGGRTALPDRPGLESFLRERSA, encoded by the coding sequence TTGCCCGGCGGCGGGCCCCTTCGTTTGCCCGCGGCCGGGCAGCGTCCCTGGGACGCCGTTTGCCTGGGGCTCAACGCCTCGGACCATCTCTGCCTCATCCCCCGCTATCCCCGGCGGGGGAGCAAGATTCGCATGCGCCGCATGGTCAACTCCGGCGGAGGCCAGGCGGCCACCGCCGCCTGCGCCCTGGCTCGCCTGGGCCATAGGGTGAGCTACGCCGGGGTGGTGGGCGACGACGAGGCCGGCGGACTGGCCGGGCCGCGCCTGGCCGGCTTCGGGGTGGATACCGGCTCACTGGTGGTCAAGCTCGGCCTGGGCAGCCAGGAGGCCTTCATTTTGGTGGAGGAGCAGGGAGGCGAGCGCACCATCGTCTGGACCAGGGACGAGGCCTGTCGCCTGGAGCCGGGCGACCTGGACCGGGAGCGCCTGGCCTCCTGCCGCCTGCTGCACCTGGACGGCCATTTCATGGCGGCCAGCCTGGAGGCCGCCCGCATCGCCCGCGCCGCTGGAGCGGTGCTCACCCTGGACGCCGAGCGCATCGAGCCCGGCACCGCCGAGTTGGTGAGCCTGTGCCACGTGGTGGTGGGCCAGCACGACTTTGCCCAGCGCCTGACCGGCAAGGACGACCCCCGCGAGGCCTTGGAGGCTCTGGCGGCCATGGGCCCGCTTTGGGCCGGGCGCACCCGGGGGGAGGGGGGTGCCCAGATGCTGGCCGAGGGAGAGCTGGCGAGCCATCCCGGCTTCGCGGTGGAGGCGGTGGACACCACCGGGGCGGGCGACGTGTTTCACGCGGGCCTGGCCCACGCCGTCTTGCTGGGCCAGGGGCCGCGCGAGGCCCTGGCCACGGCCTGCGCCCTGGCCGCCATCAGCGTCACCGCCCTGGGCGGGCGCACCGCTTTGCCCGACCGGCCCGGCCTGGAGTCCTTTCTGCGAGAACGAAGCGCGTGA
- a CDS encoding CooT family nickel-binding protein gives MCEATAYLLNQKGQEELYLADVDLIEPQEDGTIRLVSIYGEQKTLAGRIKSMSLVNHRVVLAEA, from the coding sequence ATGTGTGAAGCCACAGCTTATCTGCTCAATCAAAAGGGCCAGGAAGAGCTTTATCTGGCCGACGTGGATCTAATCGAGCCTCAAGAAGACGGAACCATTCGGCTGGTTTCCATATACGGCGAGCAAAAGACCCTGGCCGGGCGCATCAAGTCCATGTCCCTGGTCAACCATCGCGTGGTGCTGGCCGAAGCGTAA
- a CDS encoding fumarate reductase iron-sulfur subunit: MSRQLTFHIFRFNPEDPKSEPHTDTFVLEETPSLTLFIALNKIREEQDPSLMFDFACRMAICGSCGMVINGRPGLACKTLTTELPQEITLMPLPVFKLVGDLSVDTGTWFRQTNTKIESWIHTDQEFDAEAVEERMENDLANAIFELERCIECGCCVASCGTANMRPDFVGAFALNRIGRFIMDPRDKRSNPDYFEVVGTDQGIFGCMGLLACEDVCPREIPLQDQLGILRRKMAFQGLKNIFKPKEKGHHRRF, translated from the coding sequence ATGAGCAGGCAACTGACATTCCATATATTCCGTTTCAACCCCGAGGATCCCAAATCGGAGCCTCATACCGATACCTTCGTGCTGGAGGAGACCCCCAGCCTGACCCTGTTCATCGCCCTCAACAAGATCCGCGAGGAACAGGACCCGTCGTTGATGTTTGACTTCGCCTGCCGCATGGCCATCTGCGGCTCCTGCGGCATGGTCATCAACGGCCGTCCCGGCCTGGCCTGCAAGACCCTGACCACCGAATTGCCACAGGAAATCACCTTGATGCCCCTGCCGGTATTCAAGCTGGTGGGCGATCTGTCGGTGGACACCGGCACCTGGTTCCGCCAGACCAACACCAAGATCGAGTCCTGGATTCACACGGACCAGGAGTTCGATGCCGAGGCCGTCGAAGAGCGCATGGAAAACGACCTGGCCAACGCCATCTTCGAGCTGGAGCGCTGCATCGAGTGCGGCTGCTGCGTGGCTTCCTGCGGCACGGCCAACATGCGCCCGGACTTCGTGGGGGCCTTCGCCCTCAACCGCATCGGACGCTTCATCATGGACCCCAGGGATAAGCGTAGTAATCCCGACTACTTCGAGGTGGTGGGCACCGATCAGGGCATCTTCGGCTGCATGGGCCTGCTGGCCTGCGAAGACGTCTGCCCCCGCGAGATCCCCTTGCAGGATCAGTTGGGCATCCTCAGGCGCAAAATGGCCTTCCAAGGGCTCAAGAACATCTTCAAGCCCAAGGAGAAAGGCCATCACCGGCGCTTCTAG
- a CDS encoding fumarate hydratase, with protein MSNPRTVEVSAIADTVARLCGEADLYLPEDVRRAFTQAQADEPSPVGREVLARLLENADIAAEEKMPICQDCGLAVIFIDVGQDVHLSGGDLAEAINEGVRRGYKDNYLRKSSCHPFSRENTGDNTPAIINYSIVPGDKVHLWVVPKGGGSENMSKVFLLTPAVGIAGVKKAILETVEAAGPNPCPPIILGVAVGGTFDQAAVRAKRTLLRELDSVNPDPEAAVLEKELLEEVNKLGIGPAGLGGGTTCLKVFVDIKPCHIASLPVAVNVQCHAARHKEAVL; from the coding sequence TTGTCTAACCCACGCACCGTAGAGGTGTCGGCCATCGCCGACACCGTGGCCCGCCTATGCGGCGAGGCCGACCTCTATCTACCTGAAGACGTGCGCCGCGCCTTTACCCAGGCTCAAGCCGACGAGCCCTCGCCGGTGGGCCGGGAAGTGCTGGCGCGCTTGTTGGAAAACGCGGACATCGCGGCCGAGGAAAAGATGCCCATCTGCCAGGATTGCGGCCTGGCGGTTATCTTTATCGACGTGGGCCAGGATGTTCATCTATCCGGCGGCGACCTGGCCGAGGCCATCAACGAGGGCGTGCGCCGGGGCTACAAGGACAATTACCTGCGCAAGAGCTCTTGCCACCCCTTCAGCCGAGAAAACACCGGCGACAACACCCCGGCCATCATCAACTACAGCATCGTCCCCGGCGACAAGGTCCACCTGTGGGTGGTGCCCAAGGGCGGGGGCAGCGAAAACATGTCCAAGGTCTTTTTGCTCACCCCGGCGGTGGGCATCGCCGGGGTCAAAAAGGCGATTCTGGAAACGGTGGAAGCGGCCGGCCCCAACCCCTGTCCTCCCATCATCCTGGGCGTGGCCGTGGGCGGCACCTTTGACCAGGCGGCGGTGCGGGCCAAGCGCACCCTGCTCAGGGAGTTGGACTCGGTGAATCCCGACCCCGAGGCGGCCGTTTTGGAAAAGGAGCTTTTGGAGGAAGTCAACAAGTTGGGCATCGGCCCGGCCGGCCTGGGCGGAGGCACCACCTGCCTCAAGGTGTTCGTGGACATCAAGCCTTGCCACATCGCCAGCCTGCCGGTGGCCGTCAACGTGCAGTGCCACGCCGCGCGCCACAAGGAGGCCGTGCTATGA
- a CDS encoding MBL fold metallo-hydrolase encodes MADQAAIDKVVSNLHWLGHDTFRLDRPQGAIYFDPYEITAGPQAALILISHDHFDHCVPEDVAKIQGEDTVILTESDSAGKLSGKVKALEPGQKVTLGDLTVQTVPAYNLNKDFHPRANNWLGFILTVDGVSIYHAGDTDYIPEMDQLHVDVALLPVSGTYVMTAEEAVAAAQAIGPKLAIPMHYGAIVGELSDAERFANSLEGLVPVRILPKEG; translated from the coding sequence ATGGCCGACCAAGCTGCCATCGACAAGGTGGTGAGCAACCTGCATTGGCTGGGACATGACACCTTTCGCCTGGACCGGCCCCAGGGCGCCATCTACTTTGACCCTTATGAGATAACCGCGGGACCCCAGGCCGCCTTGATCCTGATCAGCCACGATCATTTCGACCACTGCGTGCCCGAGGACGTGGCCAAGATTCAGGGCGAGGATACGGTGATCCTCACCGAGTCCGACAGCGCGGGCAAGCTGAGCGGCAAGGTGAAAGCCCTGGAGCCCGGCCAGAAGGTGACCTTGGGCGACCTTACCGTGCAGACGGTGCCCGCCTACAACCTCAACAAGGACTTCCACCCCCGGGCCAACAACTGGCTGGGGTTCATCCTCACCGTGGACGGGGTGAGCATCTATCACGCCGGGGATACCGACTACATCCCGGAGATGGATCAGCTGCACGTGGACGTGGCCCTGCTGCCGGTCAGCGGCACCTACGTGATGACCGCCGAGGAGGCGGTGGCGGCGGCCCAGGCCATCGGGCCCAAGCTGGCCATCCCCATGCACTACGGGGCCATCGTGGGCGAGTTGAGCGACGCCGAGCGTTTTGCCAACTCCCTGGAAGGCCTGGTGCCGGTGCGCATCCTGCCCAAGGAAGGCTAA
- a CDS encoding fumarate reductase flavoprotein subunit encodes MEHETFYTDLLCVGAGLAGERVAISAAAAGFDAILLSLVPARRSHSCAAEGGMQAALGNCAMGEGDSPDVHFADTVKGSDWGCDQECARIFADTAPTAVREAAYWGMPWNRVVAGKAKYWKGGEEFEAEEKKDKHGLITARAFGGTAKWRTCYTADGTGHTLLYTLDNKITQLGVSVHDRVEAVSLIHDGANCMGCVARDLKTGKLRVYLAKATLIATGGYGRLYSETTNTVINDGGGHIIALDTGLVPFGNPEAVQFHPTGVVPTNILVTEGCRGDGGTLLDVDEKRFMDKYEPAKAELASRDVVSRWMMYHIAQGKGVPSPYGDHLWLDIRHLGAKHITTKLREVYDLCRNFLGVDPIHQLIPVRPAQHYSMGGVRTNSDGAAYGLKGLFSCGESACWDMHGFNRLGGNSLAETIVAGRHVGTKVVEFLEGAQVTLSSALADEGLAKMDERVKRLVNRTDGAENVYAIRDAMQKVMMDKVGIFRNGDDLQSAVDTLREIYAQAQKIGLRSSGVGANPELALALKMPGMVRLAICVAYGALMRTESRGCHARDDYKARNDRDWLNRTLAYWRDTQADLPTLEYEPSTQVMYLPPGDRGYGKTEIIPMDAPKED; translated from the coding sequence ATGGAACACGAGACTTTCTACACTGATCTTCTGTGCGTGGGGGCCGGCCTGGCCGGCGAGCGGGTCGCCATCTCCGCCGCGGCGGCCGGGTTCGACGCCATCCTCCTCAGCCTGGTGCCCGCCCGGCGCTCCCACTCCTGCGCGGCCGAGGGCGGCATGCAGGCGGCCCTGGGCAACTGCGCCATGGGCGAGGGCGACAGCCCGGACGTGCACTTCGCCGACACGGTGAAGGGCTCCGACTGGGGCTGCGACCAGGAATGCGCCCGCATCTTCGCCGACACCGCGCCCACCGCGGTGCGCGAGGCCGCCTACTGGGGCATGCCCTGGAACCGCGTGGTGGCCGGCAAGGCCAAGTACTGGAAGGGCGGCGAGGAGTTCGAGGCCGAGGAAAAGAAGGACAAGCACGGCCTGATCACCGCCCGCGCCTTTGGCGGCACCGCCAAATGGCGCACCTGCTACACCGCCGACGGCACCGGCCACACCCTGCTCTACACCCTGGACAACAAGATCACCCAACTGGGGGTGAGCGTGCACGACCGGGTGGAGGCGGTGAGCCTGATCCACGACGGCGCCAACTGCATGGGCTGCGTGGCCCGCGACCTCAAGACCGGCAAGCTGAGGGTCTACCTGGCCAAGGCCACCCTCATCGCCACCGGCGGCTACGGGCGCCTCTACTCCGAGACCACCAACACGGTGATCAACGACGGCGGCGGCCACATCATCGCCCTGGACACCGGCCTGGTGCCCTTCGGCAACCCCGAGGCCGTGCAGTTCCACCCCACCGGCGTGGTGCCCACCAACATCCTGGTCACCGAGGGCTGCCGCGGCGACGGCGGCACCCTGCTGGACGTGGACGAGAAGCGCTTCATGGACAAGTACGAGCCCGCCAAGGCCGAGCTGGCCTCGCGGGACGTGGTCAGCCGCTGGATGATGTATCACATCGCCCAGGGCAAGGGCGTGCCCTCCCCCTACGGCGACCACCTGTGGCTGGACATCCGCCACCTGGGGGCCAAGCACATAACCACCAAGCTGCGCGAGGTCTACGACCTGTGCCGCAACTTCCTGGGGGTGGACCCCATCCACCAGCTCATCCCGGTGCGCCCGGCCCAGCACTACTCCATGGGCGGGGTGCGCACCAACAGCGACGGCGCGGCCTACGGCCTCAAGGGCCTTTTCTCCTGCGGCGAGTCCGCCTGTTGGGACATGCACGGCTTCAACCGCCTGGGCGGCAACTCCCTGGCCGAGACCATCGTGGCCGGGCGTCACGTGGGCACCAAGGTGGTTGAATTCCTTGAAGGGGCCCAGGTCACTCTTAGCTCCGCCCTGGCCGACGAAGGTCTGGCCAAGATGGACGAGCGCGTCAAGCGGCTGGTGAACCGGACCGACGGCGCGGAAAACGTCTACGCCATCAGGGACGCCATGCAAAAGGTGATGATGGACAAGGTGGGCATTTTCCGCAACGGCGACGACCTGCAGTCCGCGGTGGACACCCTGCGCGAAATCTATGCCCAGGCCCAGAAGATCGGCCTGCGCAGCAGCGGCGTGGGGGCCAACCCCGAGCTGGCCCTGGCGCTCAAGATGCCCGGCATGGTGCGCCTGGCCATCTGCGTGGCCTACGGCGCACTGATGCGCACCGAGAGCCGGGGCTGTCACGCCCGCGACGACTACAAGGCGCGCAACGACCGTGACTGGCTCAACCGCACCCTGGCCTATTGGCGCGACACCCAGGCGGACCTGCCAACGCTGGAGTACGAGCCGTCCACCCAGGTCATGTACCTGCCGCCCGGCGACCGCGGCTATGGCAAGACCGAGATTATTCCCATGGACGCCCCCAAAGAGGACTAG
- a CDS encoding potassium channel family protein, which produces MIQRVIWGVVCSLGVVLMGTFGYRLIEDYTWLEALYMTIITVTTVGFGEVRPLSSAGRIFTMVLMLMGVGTILYLLTTLTQLVVEGKLREIMGRRSLERAIRSLKDHYIVCGYGRIGALVAEMIREAGREVVVIDNSEEVTRRLENDGIHYVLGSATEDESLLAAGVERAQGLIATVSSDADNVYIVLTAKDMRPDIFTIARATEPGSERKLKHAGADKVVSPYFIGARRIAQTVIRPSVADFIDLTFHSTTDQPLRMEELTVGAQAQLAGVSLKDSGIRQTLDLIVLAVKKSDGNMHFNPPADTVVEVGDTLIAMGPGSSMSKLAKILDGRQV; this is translated from the coding sequence ATGATTCAACGCGTAATTTGGGGCGTGGTTTGCAGCCTGGGCGTGGTGCTCATGGGCACCTTCGGCTACCGTTTGATCGAGGACTACACCTGGCTGGAAGCCCTTTACATGACCATCATCACCGTTACCACGGTGGGCTTCGGCGAGGTGCGCCCCCTCAGCAGCGCCGGCCGCATCTTCACCATGGTGTTGATGCTCATGGGCGTGGGCACCATCCTGTACCTGCTCACCACCCTCACCCAGTTGGTGGTGGAGGGCAAGCTCCGGGAAATAATGGGGAGAAGAAGCTTGGAACGCGCCATACGCTCCTTGAAGGACCATTACATAGTCTGCGGCTACGGCCGCATCGGGGCCCTGGTGGCGGAGATGATACGCGAGGCGGGCCGCGAGGTGGTGGTCATCGACAACAGCGAGGAAGTGACCCGCCGCCTGGAAAACGACGGCATCCACTACGTGTTGGGTTCGGCCACCGAGGATGAGAGCCTCCTGGCCGCGGGGGTGGAGCGGGCCCAGGGACTCATCGCCACCGTAAGCTCCGACGCGGACAACGTGTACATCGTGCTCACCGCCAAGGACATGCGCCCGGACATCTTCACCATCGCCCGGGCCACCGAGCCGGGCAGCGAGCGCAAGCTCAAGCACGCCGGGGCCGACAAGGTGGTGAGCCCTTACTTCATCGGCGCCCGGCGCATCGCCCAGACGGTGATCCGCCCTTCGGTAGCCGACTTCATCGATCTCACCTTTCACAGCACCACCGATCAGCCCCTGCGCATGGAGGAGTTGACCGTGGGCGCCCAAGCCCAGTTGGCCGGAGTGAGCCTCAAGGATTCCGGCATACGCCAAACCCTGGACCTCATCGTGCTGGCCGTGAAGAAATCAGACGGCAACATGCACTTCAACCCGCCGGCGGACACGGTGGTGGAGGTGGGCGACACCCTCATCGCCATGGGGCCGGGCTCTTCCATGAGCAAACTGGCCAAGATCTTGGACGGAAGGCAGGTCTAG
- a CDS encoding Fe-S-containing hydro-lyase, with protein MSEIILLSPPLVDSDVSSLKAGDKVLVSGTIYTGRDAAHKRIVEALAEGKEPPFPLEGAVIFYVGPSPAPPGRVIGAAGPTTSYRMDAYAPTLMEHGLKAMIGKGKRNDEVKQAMQKNKAVYLAAIGGAGALMARCIKEAEVIAYPELGPEAVRRLVVQDMPLFVVNDVQGGDLYQQGRQAYARQ; from the coding sequence ATGAGCGAGATCATCCTTCTGAGCCCTCCCTTGGTGGATTCCGACGTCTCCTCGCTCAAGGCCGGGGACAAGGTTTTGGTCAGCGGCACCATATATACTGGACGCGACGCGGCCCACAAGCGTATCGTAGAAGCCCTGGCCGAAGGCAAGGAGCCTCCCTTCCCCTTGGAAGGCGCGGTTATCTTCTATGTGGGGCCCTCCCCGGCCCCTCCCGGCCGGGTCATCGGCGCGGCTGGCCCTACCACCAGCTACCGCATGGATGCCTATGCGCCCACGCTGATGGAGCATGGCCTCAAAGCCATGATCGGCAAGGGCAAGCGCAACGATGAAGTGAAGCAGGCCATGCAGAAGAACAAGGCGGTCTACCTGGCGGCCATCGGCGGCGCCGGGGCCCTCATGGCCCGCTGCATCAAGGAGGCCGAGGTCATCGCCTACCCCGAATTGGGGCCCGAGGCGGTGCGGCGCCTGGTGGTGCAAGACATGCCCCTATTTGTGGTCAATGACGTGCAGGGCGGCGACCTCTACCAGCAGGGCCGCCAAGCCTACGCGCGCCAATAA
- the hpt gene encoding hypoxanthine phosphoribosyltransferase, with protein sequence MSDNSQIKVVFSPEEIQRRVRELAEQITSDFAGQEPIMLGVLKGCFIFLSDLVRQVDLPLEIDFVRLASYGSSDTSSGRVQLVKAPEISIKGRPVLVVEDIIDTGNTLKWLVEYLEGMQPSSVNLCVLVDKAERREVEVEVDYVGFKVPDGFLVGYGLDFDERFRFLPGIYELNPQRGGA encoded by the coding sequence TTGAGCGACAACTCGCAAATCAAGGTCGTTTTTTCACCAGAGGAGATCCAGCGCCGGGTGCGGGAGTTGGCCGAGCAGATCACCAGCGACTTCGCCGGGCAGGAGCCTATCATGCTGGGGGTGCTCAAGGGGTGCTTCATCTTTTTAAGCGACCTGGTGCGCCAGGTGGATCTGCCTCTTGAAATCGACTTCGTGCGCCTGGCCTCCTACGGCAGCTCCGACACCTCCAGCGGCCGGGTGCAGCTGGTCAAGGCCCCTGAAATCTCCATCAAGGGCCGCCCGGTTTTGGTGGTGGAAGACATCATCGACACCGGCAACACCCTCAAGTGGCTGGTGGAATACCTTGAGGGCATGCAGCCCAGCTCCGTCAATCTGTGCGTGCTGGTGGACAAGGCTGAGCGCCGCGAGGTGGAGGTGGAGGTGGACTACGTGGGCTTCAAGGTGCCCGACGGCTTTCTTGTGGGCTACGGCCTTGATTTTGACGAGCGGTTTCGTTTTCTGCCGGGGATTTACGAACTCAACCCGCAAAGAGGCGGCGCGTAG
- a CDS encoding DMT family transporter — translation MSWFWLALASAFCMATADYLTKRHFSDLPLGQMILVRLTGLVPVCLVLLALTPMPPVEPAFFWAVSMALPAEVLALFCYLKAIQVSPLGLTMPFLAFTPLLVIGTAWLFLGEVPNAAGVGGVLLVVAGAYALNLHQVRRGWAAPFLAMTRERGSLLALAASALYAYTISLGKVALAASSPWFMASAYPLGMSAVIVSVLAARRQLGWDWLRRPGAALGVGACMTAMLVCHFWALSLAPAAYMVAIKRLGIIMAVLYGGVFLKEERLAQHFMASGLMVAGAVVILLMG, via the coding sequence GTGAGCTGGTTCTGGCTGGCTCTGGCCTCGGCATTTTGCATGGCCACGGCCGATTATCTCACCAAGCGTCATTTCAGCGACCTGCCGCTGGGACAGATGATCCTGGTGCGCCTGACCGGCCTGGTCCCGGTGTGTCTGGTATTGCTGGCCCTGACTCCGATGCCCCCCGTAGAGCCGGCCTTTTTTTGGGCCGTGTCCATGGCCCTGCCCGCCGAGGTGTTGGCCCTGTTCTGCTATCTGAAGGCCATCCAGGTGTCTCCCCTGGGCCTGACCATGCCTTTTTTGGCTTTTACGCCGCTGTTGGTCATAGGCACGGCCTGGCTGTTTCTGGGAGAAGTGCCCAACGCCGCGGGAGTGGGCGGGGTGCTTCTGGTGGTGGCCGGGGCCTATGCCCTCAACCTGCACCAAGTCCGCAGGGGCTGGGCCGCGCCTTTTCTGGCCATGACCAGGGAGAGGGGCTCCCTGTTGGCCCTGGCCGCCAGCGCCCTGTACGCCTACACCATTTCTTTGGGCAAGGTGGCCCTGGCCGCCTCCAGCCCCTGGTTCATGGCTTCGGCCTATCCCCTGGGAATGTCGGCGGTGATAGTGTCGGTTCTGGCCGCGCGGCGCCAGTTGGGCTGGGATTGGTTGCGTCGGCCCGGGGCCGCGCTGGGGGTGGGGGCGTGCATGACGGCCATGCTGGTGTGCCACTTCTGGGCGTTGTCCCTGGCCCCGGCCGCCTACATGGTGGCGATCAAGCGCCTGGGCATCATCATGGCCGTGCTTTACGGCGGGGTGTTTCTCAAGGAGGAGCGCCTGGCCCAACACTTCATGGCCAGCGGCCTGATGGTGGCCGGGGCGGTGGTGATATTGCTTATGGGTTGA
- a CDS encoding TIGR04283 family arsenosugar biosynthesis glycosyltransferase, whose product MRESRPTGPAPQEQEQRSLRPAGISVVIPTLDEQAGIAACLAAVGSPTGVEVIVADGGSRDATISAARRAGAKVIHAPRGRARQMNAGAATAQGDVLLFLHADTLLPPAWEGEVRRILARPRTAAGAFTFRLDRRGAGLRFIELSVAWRCRLAAMPYGDQALFVRREDFLAAGGYPDLPIMEDCELVRLLKKRGSIIVSPAVATTSARRWQRKGLVATTLFNSLVVVAFYLGYPPALLRRLYDRI is encoded by the coding sequence TTGCGTGAATCACGCCCAACCGGCCCAGCGCCCCAGGAACAGGAGCAACGGAGTCTGCGCCCCGCCGGCATAAGCGTGGTCATCCCCACTCTTGACGAGCAGGCGGGCATCGCCGCCTGTCTGGCCGCCGTGGGCTCCCCGACCGGGGTGGAGGTCATCGTGGCCGACGGCGGCAGCCGCGACGCCACCATCAGCGCCGCCCGCCGGGCCGGGGCCAAGGTCATCCATGCCCCCCGGGGCCGGGCCCGGCAAATGAACGCGGGCGCCGCCACCGCGCAAGGCGACGTCCTGCTTTTCCTGCACGCCGACACCCTGCTCCCCCCCGCTTGGGAGGGGGAGGTCCGCCGCATCCTGGCCCGGCCCCGGACGGCGGCCGGGGCCTTCACCTTTCGCCTGGACCGGCGCGGCGCTGGTCTGCGCTTCATCGAACTGAGTGTGGCCTGGCGTTGCCGCCTGGCGGCCATGCCCTATGGGGACCAGGCGCTGTTCGTGCGCCGGGAAGATTTCCTGGCTGCTGGCGGCTATCCCGACCTGCCCATCATGGAAGATTGCGAACTTGTGCGGCTGCTGAAAAAACGCGGGAGTATCATTGTTTCGCCCGCCGTGGCCACGACCTCGGCCCGCCGCTGGCAACGCAAGGGCCTTGTGGCCACTACCCTCTTTAACTCCCTGGTTGTGGTGGCCTTTTACCTGGGATACCCGCCCGCTCTCCTGCGCCGACTCTACGACCGTATTTGA
- a CDS encoding radical SAM protein: MMYKLKVCEIFLSLQGESSFVGLPCVFVRTSGCPLECRWCDTTYAKTEGHDMILEEILGKVAGLGVELVELTGGEPLAQEATPRMMELFLQEGYTVLLETSGAFSLAQVPEEVHVIMDLKCPSSGMHERMHWPNLEMLRPHHEVKFVLADRADYDYALRMIEQHRLAERAGVLISCVHGAIASSQVADWILQDRLPVRFQLPLHKELWPEHTRGV; encoded by the coding sequence ATGATGTACAAGCTCAAGGTGTGCGAAATATTTCTCAGCCTGCAAGGCGAGAGCAGCTTTGTGGGGCTGCCCTGCGTCTTCGTGCGCACCAGCGGTTGCCCCTTGGAGTGCCGTTGGTGCGACACCACCTACGCCAAGACCGAAGGGCATGACATGATCCTGGAGGAGATATTGGGCAAGGTGGCCGGCCTGGGGGTGGAGTTGGTGGAGCTCACCGGTGGAGAGCCCCTGGCCCAAGAAGCGACGCCCCGCATGATGGAGCTGTTTCTTCAGGAGGGATATACGGTGCTCCTGGAGACCAGCGGGGCCTTCAGCCTGGCCCAGGTGCCCGAGGAGGTTCACGTGATCATGGACCTCAAATGCCCTTCCTCGGGCATGCATGAGCGCATGCATTGGCCCAATCTGGAAATGCTGCGGCCCCATCACGAGGTCAAGTTCGTGTTGGCCGACCGGGCCGACTACGACTATGCCCTCCGCATGATAGAGCAGCACCGCCTGGCGGAACGCGCGGGGGTGCTCATCTCTTGCGTTCATGGGGCCATCGCGTCCAGCCAGGTGGCCGATTGGATATTGCAAGACCGCCTGCCGGTGCGCTTCCAGCTTCCCCTGCACAAGGAGCTTTGGCCCGAGCATACCCGCGGGGTGTAG